The following are encoded together in the Equus quagga isolate Etosha38 chromosome 1, UCLA_HA_Equagga_1.0, whole genome shotgun sequence genome:
- the ZBTB26 gene encoding zinc finger and BTB domain-containing protein 26, which yields MSERSDLLHFKFENYGDSMLQKMNKLREENKFCDVTVLIDDIEVQGHKIVFAAGSPFLRDQFLLNDSREVKISILQSSEVGRQLLLSCYSGVLEFPEMELVNYLTAASFLQMSHIVERCTQALWKFIKPKQPMDSKEGCEPQSASPQSKEQQGDARGSPKQNSPCIHPSEDSMDMEDSDIQIVKVESIGDVSEVRSKKDQNQFISSEPTALHSSEPQHSLINSTVENRVSEIEQNHLHNYALSYTGSDNIIMASKDVFGPNIRGVDKGLQWHHQCPKCTRVFRHLENYANHLKMHKLFMCLLCGKTFTQKGNLHRHMRVHAGIKPFQCKICGKTFSQKCSLQDHLNLHSGDKPHKCNYCDMVFAHKPVLRKHLKQLHGKNSFDNANERNVQDLTVDFDSFACTTVTDSKGCQPQPDATQVLDAGKLAQAVLNLRNDSTCVN from the coding sequence ATGTCTGAAAGATCAGATCTCCTTCACTTCAAGTTTGAAAATTATGGAGATTCAATGttacaaaaaatgaacaaattaagagaagagaataaattttgTGATGTTACAGTTCTCATAGATGATATTGAGGTACAGGGGCATAAAATTGTGTTTGCTGCAGGTTCCCCCTTCTTAAGAGACCAGTTTTTACTGAATGATTCCAGAGAGGTGAAAATCTCCATATTACAGAGTTCCGAAGTGGGGAGACAATTGCTCTTATCCTGTTATAGTGGTGTGCTGGAATTCCCTGAGATGGAACTGGTAAATTACTTGACTGCTGCGAGTTTTCTTCAGATGAGCCACATTGTAGAGCGGTGCACGCAGGCCCTGTGGAAGTTTATAAAGCCAAAACAACCCATGGATAGTAAAGAGGGATGTGAACCACAGAGTGCTTCTCCCCAGTCAAAAGAACAGCAGGGAGATGCCAGAGGATCCCCAAAGCAGAACTCACCTTGTATTCATCCATCTGAAGACAGTATGGATATGGAGGACAGTGATATTCAGATTGTTAAGGTAGAATCTATTGGGGATGTATCAGAGGTTAGAAGTAAAAAAGATCAGAACCAGTTTATTTCTTCTGAACCCACTGCTTTACATTCATCAGAGCCCCAGCACTCCCTGATAAATTCAACCGTGGAAAACAGAGTAAGTGAAATAGAACAAAACCATCTCCACAATTATGCCCTCTCTTACACAGGCAGTGATAACATCATCATGGCCTCAAAAGATGTCTTTGGGCCTAATATTCGAGGTGTAGACAAAGGCCTACAGTGGCATCACCAATGCCCAAAGTGTACCAGGGTGTTTCGTCACCTGGAGAACTAcgccaaccatttaaaaatgcataaactCTTTATGTGTCTACTCTGCGGCAAGACTTTTACTCAGAAAGGCAACCTTCATCGACACATGCGTGTGCATGCCGGCATTAAACCTTTCCAGTGTAAGATCTGTGGGAAAACCTTTTCTCAGAAGTGTTCTTTACAGGATCATCTTAACCTTCACAGTGGAGATAAGCCCCATAAGTGTAACTATTGTGACATGGTTTTTGCACATAAGCCAGTTTTGAGGAAACACCTTAAACAGCTGCATGGCAAAAACAGCTTTGATAatgcaaatgaaagaaatgtgCAAGACCTCACAGTGgattttgattcttttgcatgtacaACAGTCACAGACTCTAAAGGTTGTCAGCCACAACCTGATGCAACACAGGTCCTGGATGCAGGTAAACTGGCCCAAGCTGTCCTGAACTTAAGGAATGATAGTACTTGTGTGAATTGA
- the ZBTB6 gene encoding zinc finger and BTB domain-containing protein 6 has translation MKLVDPGCVSSQTKSSFRPGPPLPRKAGLWFSESIVTMAAESDVLHFQFEQQGDVVLQKMNLLRQQNLFCDVSIYINDTEFQGHKVILAACSTFMRDQFLLTQSKHVRITILQSAEVGRKLLLSCYTGALEVKRKELLKYLTAASYLQMVHIVEKCTEALSNYLEIDLSMKNSNQHNDLCQSSDPDVKNEEENSDKDCEIIEIPEDSPVNIDFHVKEEESNVLQSTVENFTSERKEMKSPELSSVDIGFKDNEICILHVESISTAGVENGQFSQPCTSSKASMYFSETQHSLINSTVESGVAEVPGNQDQGLFCENTERSPGTVNEIQNLEDAYSLRHQCPRCPRGFLHVENYLRHLKMHKLFLCLQCGKTFTQKKNLNRHIRGHMGIRPFQCTVCLKTFTAKSTLQDHLNIHSGDRPYKCHCCDMDFKHKSALKKHLTSVHGRSSGEKLPRHDLKRQNLL, from the exons ATGAAGCTAGTTGACCCCGGATGTGTTTCCTCCCAGACCAAGTCCTCCTTCCGGCCTGGGCCGCCGCTGCCGCGGAAAGCTGGGCTCTGGTTTTCTGAGTCG aTTGTGACCATGGCTGCTGAGTCTGATGTTCTGCACTTCCAGTTTGAACAGCAAGGAGATGTAGTCTTGCAGAAAATGAATCTCTTGAGACAGCAGAATTTATTTTGTGATGTGTCAATTTATATTAATGACACTGAGTTCCAGGGGCACAAGGTGATTTTAGCTGCTTGCTCCACTTTCATGAGAGATCAGTTTTTACTCACACAGTCAAAACATGTCAGAATCACCATCTTGCAAAGTGCAGAAGTTGGCAGAAAATTGTTGCTCTCTTGCTATACTGGAGCACTTGAAGTTAAAAGGAAAGAGCTTTTGAAATACTTGACTGCTGCTAGTTACCTTCAGATGGTTCACATTGTGGAAAAGTGCACAGAAGCTTTGTCAAATTATCTGGAAATTGATCTTTCTATGAAAAACAGCAATCAACATAATGACCTGTGTCAATCCTCTGATCCAGATGttaagaatgaagaagaaaattcagataaagaCTGTGAAATAATTGAAATTCCAGAAGATAGTCCTGTAAACATAGATTTCCACgttaaagaagaggaaagcaacGTTTTACAGTCTACAGTAGAGAACTTCAcatcagagagaaaggaaatgaaatcaccagAGCTGTCTTCAGTAGATATAGGttttaaagataatgaaattTGTATCCTCCACGTGGAATCTATCAGTACCGCTGGTGTAGAAAATGGGCAGTTTTCACAGCCTTGTACCTCTTCAAAAGCAAGCATGTATTTCTCTGAAACACAGCATTCACTGATCAATTCTACAGTTGAGAGTGGAGTGGCAGAAGTTCCTGGGAATCAAGATCAGGGCTTATTTTGTGAGAATACTGAACGAAGTCCTGGTACGGTGAATGAAATTCAGAATCTGGAGGATGCTTATTCACTGAGGCACCAATGCCCCAGGTGTCCTAGAGGATTTCTTCATGTTGAAAACTATCTGCGCCACCTTAAGATGCATAAACTGTTCTTGTGCTTACAGTGTGGGAAAACATTTAcacagaagaaaaatctcaaccgACACATTCGAGGGCACATGGGCATAAGGCCCTTTCAGTGTACAGTGTGCTTGAAGACATTTACTGCTAAAAGCACGCTTCAGGACCACTTGAACATACACAGTGGAGATCGACCATACAAATGCCACTGTTGTGACATGGATTTCAAGCACAAATCTGCCCTCAAAaagcacttaacctctgtgcatGGCAGAAGCAGTGGTGAAAAACTACCCAGGCATGATCTCAAAAGGCAAAATCTACTTTAA